A part of Melittangium boletus DSM 14713 genomic DNA contains:
- a CDS encoding Ppx/GppA phosphatase family protein yields MATSTSRSVFAAIDVGTNAARLELARFGANGALETFLKERDAIRPGEGVFTHGVMPRETADRLVGTLRRYASLCRRHDARVRAVATSAMREAGNRMEILQRVRTETGLDLEVISGQEEARLICQGVLNRVPPRTRSMVMDLGGGSTEVVLATGQRPDALWSLPLGAVRLTELFDTVGEVKPTRLRQVRGFVEERLSTAFPCSLEDSPRVALGSSGTIRAVVRFAAGGDSHATLGQLSCAVEVLAGMSPAQRREHFEPRRADIIVAGAILLEQSARHLGLEGITAVKRGLRDGLLAELSSSHRNAAPLPSPCPAFLETLAVG; encoded by the coding sequence ATGGCTACTTCGACCTCCCGGTCCGTCTTCGCCGCCATCGATGTGGGAACCAACGCGGCCCGCCTGGAACTGGCCCGCTTCGGAGCCAACGGTGCGTTGGAGACCTTCCTGAAGGAGCGGGATGCCATCCGTCCGGGAGAGGGCGTCTTCACGCACGGGGTGATGCCCCGGGAGACGGCGGATCGGCTGGTGGGCACGCTGCGACGCTATGCGTCATTGTGCCGGCGCCACGACGCCCGGGTGCGAGCGGTGGCCACCAGCGCCATGCGCGAGGCGGGCAACCGGATGGAGATCCTCCAGCGGGTGCGCACCGAGACGGGGCTGGACCTGGAGGTGATCAGCGGCCAGGAAGAGGCGCGGCTCATCTGCCAGGGCGTGCTGAACCGCGTGCCCCCGCGCACGCGCTCGATGGTGATGGACCTGGGAGGAGGCTCCACCGAGGTCGTTCTCGCCACGGGCCAGCGGCCCGATGCGCTGTGGAGTCTGCCCCTGGGTGCGGTGCGCCTGACGGAGCTGTTCGACACCGTGGGCGAGGTGAAGCCCACGCGGCTGCGGCAGGTGCGCGGCTTCGTGGAGGAGCGGTTGTCCACGGCCTTCCCCTGCTCGCTCGAGGATTCGCCGCGGGTGGCACTGGGCTCCTCGGGGACGATCCGGGCCGTGGTGCGCTTCGCGGCCGGGGGCGATTCACATGCGACCCTGGGCCAGCTCTCGTGTGCCGTGGAGGTGCTCGCCGGGATGTCGCCGGCCCAGCGGCGCGAGCACTTCGAGCCCCGGCGCGCGGACATCATCGTCGCGGGCGCCATCCTGCTGGAGCAGAGCGCGCGGCACCTCGGACTGGAGGGCATCACCGCCGTGAAGCGGGGGCTGCGCGACGGATTGCTCGCGGAGCTGTCCTCGTCGCACCGGAATGCCGCGCCACTCCCGAGCCCGTGCCCCGCGTTCCTCGAGACGCTCGCGGTGGGCTAG